A portion of the Bombus terrestris chromosome 3, iyBomTerr1.2, whole genome shotgun sequence genome contains these proteins:
- the LOC100649724 gene encoding uncharacterized protein LOC100649724 isoform X1 produces the protein MSNPYRARPTRSRINHSLGYGTHNQNIWNPMSRVPPEVSSNDSVQHQPPLLNQPKQSNDPWNNSWNWDFDKQADNQQQQPLQSEQQQQHYVPSYANQGQLIPNSIQDHYYQSVNGNKNDLLNQNLTSDRNIPGTVANRPPIPNHTDSFTSYSNYNRYQQYPPPPPPRTNSIKSGSMNFDQPQWAGDQQSQNVSYLQKSGVQNQKEQASRPTLVGSNYNWMKSNQTNVMTPQNWQKPAAVSGHWQDPKMDKEAQNFDDIGNQYTPPIQQTRSSQHLLPSTENKEYSINDTNDANNWSNQVHMSSQWNAQNRESAIPNQSQQVTQAYNANDEFNSWPQKNTEVSQSWKKTNDNNATQWLHEQQENNNLIEESVKQEVTGAVATNDWQQNRTIPSHHIHSNIIPAVDPNIEHEERKRSAPSLISSSVSSKDSNTQIKTNIAKSYPSDSRLNMSATPETISTVASSENISVQENNDFNLANDATERGKSNSTEELPIKLEQLNLGTKVNKNVESQNELKEAQSVNPQNAISNNGVTPDNISGLPLECAVLGTENAHSNDNQNLISQDHTALNPYQMSNIKSSDNIAQSGYDQWYSQDTLPLSSENTLYSKDNVRPPKEWSIEQNVENYENIQQPSEFINLEVVTPSLQERDIYGSRDSINKETLDNDPKPVPNSAKEVASTRDFRQEISNIEVPSVQQSTRSHSLLQAEQVPDNYEFASNDRNTFLETGELTDSHQEHEPSPPSQDDENDEVPNDIPFLREVPGQSSSIDPRRNDPTGQEQYVQTGQRLSDPRRNDPSGQEQGLQLRNMSERSERRDVPPGQERNVPLLSRSDSDTMERRNDPSGRERSLPPQQSRNDPSGEERYQSQPQIMLEPSETREIPGRGNESEDPVQQTEENLRQIPGGASSNEVTQSPDDRSNGRVVTGSQEGPVIGSAIQDQTSDSRNKREEAVGASIRESQGIPSASNRRDSYEDEDDEGGSGNSRDDSRERRRDSSSERRRYEYERKSAYYDREREYDDDYYYDRRRGGENDRTYNTRDEFDRREIPYREDDRKHHSRDDLDRHSREEVDRRGRPKEDLDDRDIRRRPDDRRKDRVDDGIRRRERDIRDYDLRYSRDRDYLDRDRRRDDRRPRRYDDYDIRDPYRREYYDDPYSRGSRPSSRSSYNDRDREYYMRSRDPYYPYNGYPGYDYGVHYASNYYAYIENLRRTNPAAYSEWYHKYYANQHQQQHISRGVVNYPEDRASVHSGRSSCDERTTGDKRTLADISMLEDSTTTSARMTPTKFSISHVYGCFSIGSLIHVHPAYPSDGERAKVDIFRLDNLLSHDPVARDLRAYPGPLIKQVGVTHKKTIIEYCENKIKRAASNEEMVDRASYILLYELMIMLIQQNGNVVGVDIAALLLRNKDAYPYDVNKQKSQDSGRRESIISQRSGASVGDSVQGSQDGATTSEKVESKPRKSTEQMTDEFRNTLLYGLVQEALEYAMNEGLWGHALFLASKLDKRTHASVMTRFANSLPYHDPLQTLYQLHSGRVPAVVTGISDPRWDDWRPHLAMIISNTSANPEINRRSITTLGDTLSARGDIYAAHFCYVLAQVDFGTYGASNIKLVLIGANHQKAYNVFFSTEAVMLTEIYEYARNLSEPGFTLVDLQTFKFDLAVKMVDHGLIEKALLYIEQIAVNIFNEPSKYKKSFINAVYNLGDRIRYHDPVYKDSIDEATTLTWFNNLAEIVGKCHEGEITENEVCVPQAKQESYNSIQNQEVHEMKQQQQWNTIQPEYREGPTSMMEAATTDTQSEWQPLSLPSNIPDTYDQSMQYTRNNEESCQYQQPQQQDYWTQDSYYQNNYGRNDSTITNWQQSTYSPEQSDIDNSQQQEKWNYKTEREEQTPTLESSQPAISMTPSTKKQYDPLEELDALETPKPASKPAASAKKASEKPVEKKPSNSGGSWFGGLFSKLAPKPRNQMILPDDSNPTIVWDPVAKKWMNKDEDGDSNSATIAPPPKASDMGFRSPVPEQASQPPSQADDTSVNKFKLPRGRSMRANYIDVMNPGGSKNNAVPSSIPTPVTSPMVPMATSSPQLFIPAPVNDPSAPVDFLTSTEATAAVPTNVPENTSQGFSRWSSTSSLSREVQSYTMRDPRFLPQNKGPMMYNPNDMKNRSVKSIQQSRYPPR, from the exons ATGAGT AATCCTTATAGAGCCAGACCAACTAGGTCTAGAATAAATCACAGCTTAGGCTATGGAACTCATAATCAAAATATATGGAATCCAATGTCTAGAGTACCACCTGAAGTATCGTCAAATGATTCTGTTCAACATCAACCACCACTTCTGAATCAGCCAAAACAGTCAAACGATCCTTGGAATAATTCATGGAATTGGGATTTTGACAAACAGGCAGAtaatcaacaacagcaaccgcTACAGTCagaacaacagcaacagcattATGTACCTTCTTATGCCAATCAAGGGCAGTTGATACCTAATTCCATTCAAGATCATTATTATCAAAGTGTTAACGGTAATAAGAATGATCTGCTCAATCAGAATTTGACATCAGACAGAAATATACCAGGGACAGTTGCTAATAGGCCACCAATTCCTAATCATACAGACTCTTTCACGtcttattcaaattataatcgATATCAGCAAtatccaccaccaccaccacctcgAACAAATTCTATTAAATCTGGATCTATGAATTTCGATCAACCACAATGGGCAGGTGATCAACAatctcaaaatgtttcatatttacaaaaGTCAGGTGTACAAAATCAAAAAGAGCAAGCATCACGTCCTACTTTAGTTGGTAGCAATTATAATTGGATGAAGTCTAATCAAACAAATGTAATGACCCCACAAAATTGGCAAAAACCAGCTGCTGTATCAGGACATTGGCAGGATCCAAAAATGGACAAAGAGGCACAAAATTTTGATGATATAGGTAATCAATATACACCACCAATACAACAAACTAGATCAAGCCAGCACCTTCTACCTTCTactgaaaataaagaatattctaTAAATGATACGAATGATGCAAATAATTGGTCCAATCAAGTTCATATGTCTTCACAATGGAATGCTCAGAACCGCGAATCTGCAATACCTAATCAAAGTCAGCAAGTAACACAAGCTTACAATGCTAATGATGAATTTAATTCTTGGCCTCAAAAAAATACTGAAGTCTCACAATCTTGGAAAAAGACCAATGACAATAATGCAACTCAGTGGTTACATGAACAacaggaaaataataatttaatagaagAAAGTGTTAAACAGGAAGTCACTGGTGCAGTTGCTACAAATGATTGGCAACAAAATCGTACAATACCATCTCATCATATTCATTCTAATATTATTCCAGCAGTAGATCCAAATATAGAACATGAAGAAAGAAAACGGTCTGCTCCTTCATTAATTTCAAGTTCTGTCAGCTCTAAAGATTCTAATACACAGATAAAAACAAATATTGCTAAATCATATCCATCCGACTCCCGGCTTAATATGTCTGCTACTCCTGAAACTATATCAACTGTTGCAAGTTCTGAAAATATTTCTGTGCAAGAGAACAATGATTTTAATTTAGCAAATGATGCAACAGAACGGGGTAAAAGTAATTCAACTGAAGAGTTGCCTATAAAATTAGAACAGTTAAATCTTGGtactaaagtaaataaaaatgttgaaagtCAAAATGAGTTGAAGGAAGCACAATCTGTTAATCCTCAAAATGCGATTTCCAATAATGGTGTTACACCTGATAATATATCTGGATTGCCTTTAGAATGTGCTGTACTCGGTACAGAAAATGCTCATTCCAATGATAATCAAAATCTTATTAGTCAAGATCATACAGCGCTTAATCCGTATCAAATGTCAAACATTAAGTCTTCAGACAATATAGCACAAAGTGGATATGATCAATGGTATAGCCAAGATACATTGCCACTTTCCTCAGAAAATACATTGTATTCGAAAGATAATGTTCGTCCACCAAAAGAATGGAGTATAGAACAAAATGTAGAGAACTATGAAAATATCCAACAGCCTtcagaatttataaatttagaagTAGTCACGCCATCATTACAAGAACGAGATATATATGGCTCAAGAGATTCTATAAATAAGGAAACTTTAGATAATGATCCTAAACCAGTTCCAAATTCTGCCAAGGAGGTAGCCAGTACACGTGATTTTAGACAAGAAATAAGTAATATTGAAGTACCCTCTGTACAGCAGTCCACACGATCTCATTCCCTTCTTCAGGCAGAACAG gtGCCAGATAATTACGAGTTCGCATCAAACGATAGAAATACTTTTCTGGAAACCGGAGAATTAACCGATTCTCATCAAGAACATGAACCGAGTCCACCAAGTCAAGATGATGAAAATGACGAAGTGCCTAATGACATTCCCTTTTTACGCGAAGTACCGGGGCAATCAAGTTCCATAGATCCACGTAGAAATGATCCAACCGGGCAAGAACAATATGTTCAGACTGGTCAAAGATTGTCTGATCCAAGAAGAAATGATCCGTCTGGTCAAGAGCAAGGTCTTCAGTTAAGGAATATGTCTGAAAGATCAGAAAGGCGCGATGTTCCTCCTGGACAAGAAAGAAATGTTCCTTTACTCTCACGATCAGATTCCGACACGATGGAACGGCGGAACGATCCATCTGGCAGAGAACGGTCTCTGCCTCCGCAACAATCACGAAATGATCCATCTGGAGAAGAAAGATATCAGTCACAACCCCAAATTATGTTAGAACCAAGTGAGACACGGGAAATACCTGGAAGAGGTAATGAATCTGAAGATCCTGTTCAGCAGACTGAAGAAAACCTTAGACAAATACCGGGCGGTGCATCTTCCAACGAAGTTACTCAGTCACCGGATGACAGATCTAATGGAAGAGTAGTTACAGGCTCTCAAGAAGGTCCTGTTATAGGCT CTGCAATACAGGATCAGACCAGTGACTCAAGAAACAAACGCGAGGAAGCTGTTGGCGCATCAATACGCGAAAGTCAAGGAATTCCTAGTGCATCGAATCGTAGAGATTCGTATGAAGATGAGGATGATGAAGGAGGATCCGGAAATAGTAGAGATGATAGCAGAGAAAGACGGCGTGACAGTAGCTCGGAACGCCGAAGATACGAATACGAACGAAAAAGCGCGTA TTACGATCGTGAGCGGGAATATGATGATGATTATTATTACGATCGCCGTCGTGGAGGAGAAAACGATCGAACATATAATACTCGCGATGAATTCGATCGTCGAGAAATTCCTTATCGAGAAGATGATCGCAAGCATCATAGTCGAGACGATCTAGATAGGCATTCAAGAGAAGAGGTTGATAGAAGAGGCAGACCTAAAGAAGATCTAGATGATAGAGACATTAGAAGAAGACCTGACGATCGCAGAAAAGATAGGGTTGATGATGGAATACGACGCAGGGAAAGAGATATTAGAGACTATGATTTACGATATTCTAGAGATCGCGATTATCTTGACCGTGACAGAAGAAGAGACGATAGACGACCAAGACGATACGATGATTACGATATAAGAGATCCATATAGGAGAGAATATTATGACGATCCTTATAGTAGAGG ATCCAGACCATCCAGTAGATCCTCCTATAATGATAGAGATCGAGAGTATTACATGCGATCGAGAGATCCGTATTATCCTTATAAtg GATATCCTGGATACGATTATGGTGTTCATTATGCCAGTAACTATTATGCATACATTGAAAATTTGCGACGTACAAATCCTGCTGCTTATTCGGAATGGTATCATAAATATTATGCTAATCAACATCAACAACAACACATTTCTCGTGGTGTTGTTAATTATCCTGAAGACAGAGCAAGTGTCCATTCTGGACGCAGTTCTTGCGACGAAAG aacAACTGGTGATAAACGAACTTTAGCTGATATATCTATGCTTGAAGATTCAACAACTACCTCTGCACGTATGACACCAACTAAGTTCTCTATTTCACATGTATATG gATGTTTCTCTATTGGATCATTGATACATGTGCATCCAGCTTATCCATCTGATGGTGAAAGAGCCAAAGTAGACATTTTTAGATTGGACAATCTACTTTCACATGATCCAGTAGCACGCGATTTACGTGCCTATCCTGGTCCCCTAATTAAGCAAGT GGGTGTGACTCATAAAAAGACCATTATCGAATATTgtgagaataaaattaaaagggCAGCGTCAAACGAAGAGATGGTTGATCGTGCTTCATACATACTTTTATATGAACTAATGATTATGTTGATTCAACAAAATGGa AATGTTGTCGGCGTTGATATAGCAGCATTGTTACTCAGAAATAAAGATGCATATCCTTACGATGTAAATAAGCAAAAGTCGCAGGATTCAGGAAGAAGAGAATCGATAATATCTCAAAGATCGGGAGCCTCAGTTGGAGATAGTGTTCAAGGCAGTCAAGATGGTGCAACGACATCCGAAAAAGTCGAAAGTAAGCCACGGAAAAGCACTGAACAAATGACAGACGAATTTAGAAATACGTTACTTTATGGATTAGTCCAAGAAGCAttag aaTATGCAATGAACGAAGGTCTTTGGGGGCATGCACTCTTCTTAGCTAGCAAATTGGATAAACGTACGCATGCATCTGTAATGACACGTTTTGCTAATAGTTTACCGTATCACGATCCATTGCAAACTTTATATCAACTTCATTCTGGCCGTGTGCCAGCTGTTGTTACTGGTATATCGGATCCTCGATGGGATGACTGGAGACCTCATTTAGCAATGATTATATCCAACACATCTGCTAATCCAGAAATTAATCGTCGTTCAATTACAACTCTCGGTGATACACTTTCTGCACGAGGAGATATTTATGCAGCGCATTTCTGTTACGTACTTGCACAAGTTGATTTTGGTACCTATGGAGCAAGTAATATAAAACTTGTACTGATCGGTGCAAACCATCAGAAAGCATACAATGTATTTTTCTCAACGGAAGCCGTTATGCTCACGGAAATATACGAATATGCCAGAAATCTTAGTGAACCAGGTTTTACATTAGTAGATCTACAAACCTTTAAGTTCGACTTGGCAGTAAAAATGGTAGATCATGGATTAATAGAGAAAGCTTTACTATATATAGAACAAATTGCAGTAAACATTTTTAACGAGCCATCGAAGTACAAAAAGTCGTTTATTAATGCGGTGTATAATTTAGGAGACAGGATTAGGTATCATGATCCTGTCTATAAAGATTCTATCGATGAAGCTACAACTTTAACTTGGTTCAATAATCTAGCTGAAATCGTTGGTAAATGCCAT GAGGGAGAAATTACCGAAAATGAAGTTTGCGTTCCTCAAGCAAAACAAGAATCGTATAACAGTATACAAAATCAAGAAGTGCATGAGATGAAACAACAACAGCAGTGGAACACGATTCAACCCGAATACAGAGAAGGTCCAACGTCGATGATGGAAGCAGCCACGACTGATACACAGTCAGAATGGCAGCCATTATCTCTACCGTCGAATATACCGGATACATATGACCAAAGTATGCAGTATACGAGAAATAACGAAGAATCTTGTCAATATCAACAACCTCAACAGCAAGATTATTGGACTCAAGACTCTTATTATCAAAACAATTATGGAAGAAATGATAGTACCATCACAAATTGGCAACAATCGACATATTCTCCAGAACAAAGTGATATTGACAACTCTCAACAGCAAGAAAAATGGAACTATAAG ACGGAAAGAGAAGAACAAACACCTACCCTTGAA TCATCGCAACCGGCAATTTCGATGACACCGTCAACGAAAAAACAGTACGATCCATTGGAAGAATTGGATGCCCTCGAGACTCCGAAACCAGCCTCGAAACCTGCAGCTTCAGCTAAAAAAGCATCAGAAAAACCAGTCGAAAAGAAGCCTTCTAACAGCGGAGGTTCTTGGTTTGGCGGCCTCTTCAGCAAACTTGCTCCAAAACCAAGGAACCAGATGATTCTTCCAGATGACAGTAACCCGACG ATCGTTTGGGATCCGGTTGCTAAAAAATGGATGAATAAAGACGAAGACGGAGATAGTAATTCGGCTACAATAGCTCCCCCTCCGAAAGCTTCTGACATGGGATTTAGATCACCTGTGCCTGAACAAGCTTCTCAACCACCTTCGCAGGCAGATGACACCTCTGTGAACAAATTTAAATTACCCAGAGGTAGAAGTATGCGTGCTAATTATATAGATGTAATGAATCCAGGTGGTTCAAAAAATAACGCAGTACCTTCAAGTATACCAACCCCAGTAACATCTCCAATGGTACCTATGGCTACGTCATCACCTCAGCTATTCATCCCTGCTCCAG ttaaCGATCCAAGTGCTCCTGTAGACTTCTTAACTTCAACGGAAGCAACAGCAGCCGTACCTACGAACGTTCCTGAGAATACATCTCAAGGG TTCTCTCGATGGAGCTCAACCAGCTCGTTATCGCGAGAGGTGCAGAGCTACACTATGAGGGATCCGCGTTTTCTCCCACAGAACAAG GGACCAATGATGTACAACCCGAACGACATGAAGAATCGTTCAGTGAAGAGCATACAGCAGAGTCGGTACCCTCCACGATAA